The following are from one region of the Leucobacter sp. Psy1 genome:
- a CDS encoding response regulator transcription factor has protein sequence MRVLLVDDEARLAEGVRRGLEAEGCAVDVAHNGVDGLWRAREFSYDVIVLDVMMPGMSGYLVCQTLREEGDWTPVLFLTAKDGEWDEVEGLDTGGDDWLTKPFSPPVLLARLRALVRRGGRERPTVLEAGDLRFDPAARTAHRGEARLDLTAREMSVLEFLLRRRGEVVTKFDVLDNVWADDFEGDPNIVEVYIGRLRRKVDRPYGRNAIETVRGAGYRLAADGG, from the coding sequence ATGCGTGTGTTGCTCGTAGACGATGAGGCGCGTCTCGCCGAGGGCGTGCGTCGCGGCCTCGAGGCCGAGGGCTGCGCCGTCGACGTCGCCCACAACGGCGTCGACGGACTGTGGCGGGCACGCGAGTTCAGCTACGACGTCATCGTGCTCGACGTCATGATGCCAGGCATGAGCGGGTATCTCGTCTGCCAGACGCTGCGCGAGGAGGGCGACTGGACCCCCGTGCTCTTCCTCACCGCGAAAGACGGCGAGTGGGACGAAGTCGAGGGGCTCGACACCGGCGGCGACGACTGGCTGACGAAGCCGTTCTCTCCCCCGGTGCTGCTCGCCCGCTTGCGGGCGCTGGTGCGGCGCGGCGGACGGGAGCGGCCGACAGTGTTGGAGGCAGGTGACCTCCGCTTCGATCCCGCTGCCCGCACGGCACACCGCGGCGAGGCACGTCTCGACCTCACGGCGCGGGAGATGTCGGTACTCGAGTTCCTGCTTCGCCGCCGCGGCGAGGTCGTCACCAAGTTCGACGTGCTCGACAACGTCTGGGCCGACGACTTCGAGGGCGATCCCAACATCGTCGAGGTCTACATCGGCCGCCTGCGCCGCAAGGTCGACCGACCCTACGGGCGAAACGCCATCGAGACCGTCCGCGGCGCCGGATACCGTCTGGCGGCCGACGGTGGCTGA
- a CDS encoding VOC family protein, whose translation MMSTSRTTPSWREAPTHTTGAAPDGTEMDTVELLVHDLGAMSRFYREAVTLDVLDESGATVVLGRGGIPIVRLRQEKDLPGRDARGAGLYHTAILFQDQARLASSLASMARHASGLYEGSADHLVSEAFYFHDPEGNGLELYRDRPRDEWSIGPNGTVQMASLPLDPQAFLRRWHDDVRTDAHDEPSAAIGHVHLQVGDIATARDFYVDTLGFDITFEFGTALFLSAGGYHHHIGVNTWQSAGAGPRAASLGLGDVRIRVPGREDLDALSDRLAFRSVPVRDDGAEIRVPDPWGTQLVIAADALR comes from the coding sequence ATGATGAGCACTTCCCGGACCACGCCGTCGTGGCGCGAGGCCCCCACCCACACCACCGGAGCCGCGCCGGACGGCACCGAGATGGACACCGTCGAGCTACTCGTCCACGACCTCGGCGCCATGTCCCGGTTCTACCGGGAGGCCGTCACGCTCGACGTGCTGGACGAATCCGGTGCGACCGTCGTTCTGGGACGCGGCGGGATCCCGATCGTGCGCTTGCGACAGGAGAAAGATCTGCCTGGCCGCGACGCACGGGGTGCCGGCCTCTACCACACTGCCATCCTGTTCCAGGATCAGGCGCGACTGGCGTCGTCACTGGCATCGATGGCCCGCCATGCCTCCGGCCTCTACGAAGGCAGCGCCGACCACCTCGTCAGCGAGGCCTTCTACTTCCACGACCCCGAGGGTAACGGCCTCGAACTCTACCGTGATCGCCCGCGCGACGAGTGGAGCATCGGCCCCAACGGCACCGTGCAGATGGCCAGCCTGCCGCTCGACCCGCAGGCATTCCTGCGGCGCTGGCACGACGACGTGCGCACCGACGCGCACGACGAGCCTTCGGCCGCAATCGGTCACGTGCACCTGCAGGTCGGCGACATCGCAACGGCGCGCGACTTCTACGTCGACACCCTCGGCTTCGACATCACCTTCGAGTTCGGCACCGCCCTGTTCCTCTCGGCCGGCGGCTACCACCACCACATCGGCGTCAACACTTGGCAGAGCGCCGGCGCGGGACCCCGTGCCGCGTCACTCGGGCTCGGCGACGTCCGCATTCGCGTGCCCGGCCGGGAGGACCTCGACGCCCTCAGTGACCGGCTCGCCTTCCGCTCCGTACCCGTGCGTGACGATGGAGCCGAGATCCGCGTCCCCGATCCGTGGGGAACGCAGCTCGTCATCGCCGCGGACGCGCTGCGCTGA